The genomic window TCCTTTAGGCGTCAAAACTGACTGTTTTACTTGATTTTTTCCGACTCCGACGATGATGTGTAACTTACTATTACTAAGTTGAGAGCAAGTATCAATAACGTGTTGGAGCAAAGGTTTGCTGGCAAGTTCACTTAGCACCTTAGGCGTATTGGACCCCATACGAGTTCCTTTTCCAGCAGCTAAAATAATTACATCGATTTTCATCTGGGCCCCAAAAATCTTATTAAAGAGAGATATTAAACTATTTTTTTCTTAGTTTGCGCAAAGTTTGCAATCTGGCCGCTGCTTCAGCCAACTCTGCTCTGGCTCTAGAGAAATCAACTCCTGCTTCCGAATCGTTTTTAATCTTTTCAGCTTCTTCACGAGCTTTTTCTGCTTCTGCCTCATCTATGTCTTCGGCCCTTACTGCCACATCTGATAAAAGCGTAACAACGTCTGGTTGGACTTCGATGAACCCTCCCGAAAGAAAAAAGATTTCATCCTCACCATTTTCTTTTACCACTTTCACTGGCCCAGGAATAATTCCAGTCAATAACTGAGAATGTCCAGGAGTTATTCCAATTTCTCCTAATGAACCAGTCGCAACCACCATAGAGACTTGCTCAGAAAAAATTTCTTTTTCTGCGCTAACAATAGTGCATTGCATCGTAGCCATTACAAAGTTTTTGCTTTTTCTACAACTTCCTCAATAGCTCCTACCATGAGGAAAGCTTGTTCAGGTAAATCGTCATACTCACCTTCAAGAATGCCTTTAAAGCCTCTCACAGTGTCTTTAATCGAAACAAATTTTCCTGGAGAGTTGGTAAAAATCTCTGCAACGAAGAAAGGTTGTGAAAGATATTTTTCAATTCTTCGAGCTCGATTAACCGTTTGTTTATCTTCATCGGACAATTCATCCATTCCAAGAATTGCGATGATGTCTTTTAATTCCAAATATCTTTGTAGAACTTGTTGCACTCCTTTGGCAACTTCATAATGCTCTTGGCCAACAATATTTGGGTCCAACTGTCTGCTAGTAGAGTCTAACGGATCAACCGCGGGATATATTCCAAGTGATGCAATTTGTCTTGAAAGTACAACGGTTGCATCCAAATGAGCAAACGTTGTTGCTGGAGAGGGGTCGGTAAGATCATCGGCAGGAACATAAATTGCTTGAACTGAAGTGATCGATCCAGTTTTTGTAGAGGTTATTCGTTCTTGCAACACGCCCATTTCTTCTGCAAGCGTTGGTTGATAACCGACCGCAGAAGGCATTCTTCCTAGCAGAGAAGAACACTCCACCCCTGCCAAAGTGTATCGATAAATATTATCTATAAATAACAATACGTCCCTGCCTTCATCTCTAAACTTTTCGGCAATTGTTAGGCCCGACAAAGCAACTCTCATTCGACACCCAGGAGGCTCATTCATTTGTCCATAAACCAAGGCAACTTTGTCTAGAACTTGAGATTCGGTCATTTCTAAATAGAAATCGTTTCCTTCACGAGTTCTTTCACCAACTCCCGCAAACACTGAGTAACCGCTCGTTTCATAGGCAATGTTTCTTATCAATTCCATCATGTTGACTGTTTTTCCTACTCCCGCTCCACCAAATAAACCTACTTTCCCACCTTTTGCAAAAGGACACATAAGATCTATAACTTTGATTCCTGTTTCTAAAATTTCAGAGGATTCTGCTTGTTCTTCGTAACTGGGTGGATCTCGATGAATAGGCATTCTTTCTTCTTCGCCCACATCTCCCTTTCCATCAATTGGATCCCCTAAAACATTTAAAATTCGCCCTAGCGTTTTCTCGCCAACTGGTACTGTAACTGCATCCCCAGTGTTCACCACTTTTGTTCCTCTTTTTAATCCTTCGGTTTGTCCCATTGCGATGGTTCTAACAACCCCGTCACCCAATTGCTGCTGGACTTCTAAAACCAATCCTGATTCTTCAATGGATAAAGCGTCGTAAACTTTAGGCAGATTCTCCCTAGAGAACTCCACATCGATTACTGCTCCAATTACCTGTACTACTATTCCTTCGCTCATTTGATTTCCTCGATAATTATAATGCTTCAGCCCCAGCTACGATCTCTGACAATTCTTGAGTTATCGCAGCTTGTCTTGCGTTGTTGTAAATAAGTTGTAATTCATCAATGATTGTTCCAGCGTTTTCTGTTGCATTTTTCATGGCAACCATCTTCGCTGCCTGCTCACAGGCAATATTTTCAATGACAGCCTGATAAACCAAAGACTCAATATATCTTTGCATCAGCCCATCAAGTAATTCTTTCGCGTCTGGTTCATAAATATAATCCCAACGACGCTTTAATTCTGGGGTATCTTCAGGCAACAATGGCAACAACTGCTTTATGTTTGGCTCCTGAGTCATAGTATTTTCAAATCTATTGCTAGCTAAAAAAACCTGAT from SAR86 cluster bacterium includes these protein-coding regions:
- a CDS encoding F0F1 ATP synthase subunit epsilon, yielding MATMQCTIVSAEKEIFSEQVSMVVATGSLGEIGITPGHSQLLTGIIPGPVKVVKENGEDEIFFLSGGFIEVQPDVVTLLSDVAVRAEDIDEAEAEKAREEAEKIKNDSEAGVDFSRARAELAEAAARLQTLRKLRKK
- the atpD gene encoding F0F1 ATP synthase subunit beta → MSEGIVVQVIGAVIDVEFSRENLPKVYDALSIEESGLVLEVQQQLGDGVVRTIAMGQTEGLKRGTKVVNTGDAVTVPVGEKTLGRILNVLGDPIDGKGDVGEEERMPIHRDPPSYEEQAESSEILETGIKVIDLMCPFAKGGKVGLFGGAGVGKTVNMMELIRNIAYETSGYSVFAGVGERTREGNDFYLEMTESQVLDKVALVYGQMNEPPGCRMRVALSGLTIAEKFRDEGRDVLLFIDNIYRYTLAGVECSSLLGRMPSAVGYQPTLAEEMGVLQERITSTKTGSITSVQAIYVPADDLTDPSPATTFAHLDATVVLSRQIASLGIYPAVDPLDSTSRQLDPNIVGQEHYEVAKGVQQVLQRYLELKDIIAILGMDELSDEDKQTVNRARRIEKYLSQPFFVAEIFTNSPGKFVSIKDTVRGFKGILEGEYDDLPEQAFLMVGAIEEVVEKAKTL